One window from the genome of Solea solea chromosome 13, fSolSol10.1, whole genome shotgun sequence encodes:
- the lyplal1 gene encoding lysophospholipase-like protein 1 yields MWQQQQQEALHSGGSIRGRSTSSRDFLPAAMAAARRLQLCAVSPTGRHSASVIFLHGSGDTGQGLRAWVRDVLVPDLAFSHIRVIYPTAPVRPYTPMRGALSNVWFDRYKISRDSPEHLESIDAMSSSLGSIIEDEVKAGIPKHRIIIGGFSMGGAMALHLVCRHHPDVGGVFALSSFLNKDSAAFQDVEKRLKAGLSLPELFQCHGTSDELVLHQWGEDTSVLLRKFGMNTAFHSFPGLNHQLSQPEMELLRGWILNKLPATDSFDSHNS; encoded by the exons TACGTCATCGCGTGATTTCCTTCCTGCTGCCATGGCTGCCGCCAGGAGACTGCAGTTGTGTGCGGTGTCTCCGACTGGAAGACATTCAGCCTCAGTGATCTTCCTGCACGGCTCag GTGACACTGGACAGGGACTGAGAGCCTGGGTGCGAGATGTTCTGGTGCCAGATCTGGCCTTCAGCCACATCAGAGTCATTTACCCCACAGCTCCAGTCAG GCCGTACACACCCATGCGAGGAGCTCTGTCCAATGTCTGGTTTGACCGTTACAAGATTTCACGGGACAGTCCAGAACACCTCGAGTCCATAGACGCCATGTCCAGCTCCTTAGGGTCCATTATTGAGGATGAAGTCAAGGCTGGGATCCCCAAACACAGGATTATCATCG GTGGATTCTCGATGGGCGGAGCCATGGCACTGCACCTGGTGTGTCGGCATCACCCTGATGTAGGAGGGGTTTTTGCTCTGTCCAGCTTTCTCAACAAAGACTCTGCTGCTTTTCAG gatGTGGAGAAGCGGCTCAAAGCAGGACTCTCCCTCCCTGAGTTGTTCCAGTGCCATGGAACCAGTGATGAGCTGGTGCTTCATCAGTGGGGGGAGGACACTTCAGTGCTGCTGAGGAAGTTTGGCATGAACACTGCCTTCCACTCCTTCCCGGGCCTGAACCACCAGCTCTCCCAGCCTGAAATGGAGCTCCTGAGAGGCTGGATCCTCAACAAGCTTCCCGCCACTGACTCCTTTGACTCACACAATTCATAG
- the LOC131471599 gene encoding coiled-coil domain-containing protein 39-like yields the protein MSSILDSVLANIGWDESFAIPEPNAENKALLDEIRMKEAKFAQLKNKLESNKDQKQFIGEFLQNGKQELDNIEALCKFKERESEFLQHLTSLAENETGRMTQDSAKMEKELQFFADRRNVLENSISKTKQKLQEFKEQMNWDQQAMDAFLKESALNDEETMAIIKYSQQDEQKIKALSLAIEKKNLEANEKRKAHDKEYAETLSAQLALDKAAVILWQAHQETQHLLKRWENTVMQMQRRDAEMQQCARQIEQAKQKIRNLNTAILVRKHFLETQRKTNKDTEKKIALAQQLVLKVRQELESVEDNCSAVQHELDCWKGTLNKAKNNVKTAMSNISKMQENIQDNNNKINEAKAHNSALEEKLQAVTQSSLSEEEKADQMEQFLRDEEQEIKELNDKLRSYIEQLSICKEFLQSLKDNEKDCIANVSKSRYIISCLKSELRKLQHDQLRHQMTVNELESSIVYLRKKLARLHGDVRLEEKQEIAIKIDELNKMVEEKKKTAHMLSIALKQSEDDIHFLRKELEIAKPQKVHLSEKVEELMLIDNKSDMEVKKLQIKKQESMVEHNIIKLKVKRIRNQLYNKADAVLSLEKRKLELQRDIKEREEELRIYREMQIQRLKIIEQERQRLRAELNEKLSKIDVTKKRCEILSFSIDAPEGEEDKWHAYHLVKVTQVKQELRQKGDHLDATVCKLELENKALGNTITLFSDSNSVFRKSLNKVKESFPEYQEKMNLAEQLRGSEETLKSKKREIQRLQQDIKNMNNVLESLLQEELLEKEKIKERELVIVKLNKELFSLQEKTDRAKRQCIRLMKQIRAANNTNTETFEEKDIKLRELKELNKSSNKMLNDALEDKPDLRSVVETYFQEGSVPD from the coding sequence ATGTCGAGCATTCTTGACTCAGTTTTAGCAAATATAGGCTGGGATGAGAGCTTTGCTATACCCGAGCCCAATGCTGAAAACAAGGCTTTGCTTGACGAGATTCGTATGAAAGAGGCAAAATTTGCgcaattgaaaaacaaactagAGAGCAACAAGGATCAAAAGCAGTTCATCGGTGAATTCCTCCAAAATGGCAAGCAAGAGCTGGACAACATTGAGGCTCTGTGTAAGTTTAAGGAAAGAGAAAGTGAGTTTCTTCAACACCTCACATCCCTCGCAGAGAACGAGACAGGGCGCATGACACAGGACAGTGCTAAGATGGAGAAAGAGCTTCAGTTTTTTGCAGACAGGAGAAACGTGTTAGAGAATAGCATCTCCAAGACCAAACAGAAGCTACAGGAGTTCAAGGAGCAGATGAATTGGGATCAGCAGGCCATGGATGCCTTTTTGAAGGAGTCGGCACTCAATGATGAGGAAACAATGGCCATTATCAAGTATTCCCAGCAAGATGAGCAAAAGATCAAGGCACTCTCGCTGGCTATAGAAAAGAAGAACCTGGAAGCCAATGAAAAGCGCAAAGCACATGACAAGGAGTATGCCGAGACTTTAAGTGCACAGCTTGCTTTGGATAAGGCTGCAGTGATTTTGTGGCAGGCCCACCAGGAGACTCAGCACCTTCTTAAACGGTGGGAAAACACAGTCATGCAGATGCAGAGACGTGATGCAGAAATGCAGCAGTGTGCACGGCAAATTGAACAGGCCAAACAGAAGATCAGGAACTTGAACACTGCTATTTTAGTAAGGAAGCACTTCCTGGAAACTCAGAGGAAGACCAACAAGGACACTGAGAAGAAGATAGCCCTTGCCCAACAGCTGGTTCTAAAAGTGCGTCAGGAATTGGAAAGTGTGGAGGATAACTGCAGCGCGGTGCAGCATGAGCTGGATTGTTGGAAGGGCACACTCAACAAAGCAAAGAACAATGTGAAGACTGCGATGTCCAACATATCCAAAATGCAAGAAAACATCCaggataacaacaataaaatcaatgaGGCCAAGGCTCACAATTCTGCGCTTGAAGAAAAGCTTCAAGCTGTTACTCAGTCTTCACTGAGCGAGGAGGAGAAGGCTGACCAGATGGAACAGTTTCTTagagatgaggagcaggagATCAAGGAACTGAATGACAAGCTGCGTTCTTACATTGAACAGCTCTCCATTTGCAAAGAGTTTTTGCAGTCCCTAAAGGACAATGAGAAGGATTGTATCGCCAATGTTTCAAAGAGCAGATACATTATTTCCTGTCTGAAGAGCGAActcagaaaactgcagcacgACCAGCTAAGACACCAGATGACCGTTAATGAGCTGGAGTCGAGCATCGTCTACCTGAGGAAGAAACTTGCTCGGCTGCATGGTGACGTTCGcttggaagaaaaacaagaaatcgCCATCAAGATTGATGAGTTGAACAAAATGgttgaggagaagaagaagacggcgCATATGCTAAGCATCGCACTCAAGCAGTCTGAAGATGATATTCACTTTTTAAGGAAAGAACTGGAAATTGCAAAACCTCAAAAGGTGCATCTCTCAGAGAAGGTAGAAGAGCTCATGCTAATTGATAATAAAAGTGACATGGAGGTAAAGAAACTCCAAATCAAGAAGCAGGAAAGCATGGTGGAGCATAACATCATAAAGTTAAAGGTTAAGCGCATTAGAAATCAGCTGTACAACAAGGCTGATGCTGTGCTGTCCTTGGAGAAGAGGAAGCTGGAGCTGCAGAGAGACATAAAGGAGCGGGAGGAGGAGCTCAGGATCTACAGAGAGATGCAAATCCAAAGGCTCAAGATCATTGagcaggagagacagagactcaGGGCTGAACTAAATGAGAAACTGTCCAAGATTGATGTGACAAAGAAACGTTGTGAGATCTTGTCATTTTCAATAGATGCtccagagggggaggaggataAGTGGCATGCTTACCATCTTGTAAAGGTCACGCAAGTAAAACAGGAGCTCAGGCAAAAGGGAGACCATCTCGATGCTACGGTGTGCAAGTTAGAGCTGGAAAATAAAGCTCTGGGGAACACCATCACGTTGTTCAGCGACAGCAACTCAGTATTTCGCAAATCTCTCAACAAAGTAAAAGAATCGTTTCCTGAATACCAGGAGAAAATGAATTTAGCGGAGCAGCTCAGGGGAAGTGAAGAAACACTCAAGTCCAAGAAAAGAGAGATCCAAAGACTTCAACAAGACATAAAGAATATGAATAATGTGTTGGAGAGTCTGCTCCAGGAAGAGCTGCTGGAGAAAGAGAAGATAAAGGAGAGAGAATTAGTTATCGTGAAACTGAACAAAGAACTCTTTTCTCTCCAAGAGAAAACTGACAGAGCGAAACGACAGTGCATCAGGCTGATGAAACAGATCCGCGCGGCAAACAACACCAACACTGAGACCTTTGAAGAAAAGGACATCAAACTGAGGGAGTTAAAAGAACTCAACAAGAGCAGCAATAAGATGTTGAATGACGCCTTGGAGGACAAGCCGGATCTAAGATCAGTGGTGGAGACGTACTTCCAGGAGGGATCCGTTCCAGATTAG